A window from Ignavibacteriota bacterium encodes these proteins:
- a CDS encoding T9SS type A sorting domain-containing protein: MKKILQLFLILIISISLNAQQLKNVFVLSEGGFSSGTSVLSKLSLDNYLYTQYFFSLGLYPDGLVVENDNIYLVEQGNFGGVGKIYKIDSNGIIINSKEVGTNPYSLAIANEKIYITNGPTSSISVLNENDLSLVKDLSVGVYPQEIISYDGKIFVANNSLWGGNSDSTISVIDSEADEIIKTISVKLNPSSLAITNEGNLLVGCPSGVIYEIELTNFAKIDSFEIPEYGFGKDIFVDKKSDMIYFKSATNAIVGLNLNSRETEIALDDSTILNTYGYGFDYLSGNHYLTDAKNFASNGILKIYSNEGSIINSYETSIAPRRIAFQYDDKAVSVENEIINSEFKLEQNYPNPFNPSTTIKYSIPGNEKRETSKVKILIYDILGEEVATFVNQNQNHGTYEINFNASKLPSGIYYFKMQAGNFTSTKKMILMK; encoded by the coding sequence ATGAAAAAAATACTCCAATTATTTTTAATACTTATTATTTCAATTTCACTAAATGCTCAGCAATTAAAAAATGTATTTGTTTTATCAGAAGGTGGTTTTAGTTCCGGCACATCTGTGTTAAGCAAATTAAGTTTGGATAATTATTTATATACTCAATACTTTTTCTCTCTTGGTTTATATCCAGATGGATTAGTTGTAGAGAATGATAATATTTATTTAGTTGAACAAGGAAATTTTGGCGGTGTTGGTAAAATTTATAAAATAGATTCAAACGGAATAATTATAAATTCTAAAGAAGTTGGAACAAATCCTTACTCATTGGCAATTGCAAATGAAAAAATTTACATTACAAATGGTCCTACAAGCAGTATTTCAGTTCTTAATGAAAATGATTTGAGCTTAGTTAAAGATCTGTCCGTTGGTGTTTATCCTCAAGAAATAATTTCATATGATGGAAAAATATTTGTTGCAAATAATAGTTTATGGGGAGGAAATTCTGATTCTACTATTTCTGTTATTGATTCCGAAGCTGATGAAATAATTAAAACAATTTCCGTTAAATTAAATCCCTCTTCTCTTGCAATTACTAATGAAGGAAATTTATTGGTTGGTTGTCCGAGTGGAGTAATTTACGAAATTGAATTAACAAATTTTGCTAAAATTGATTCATTTGAAATTCCGGAATATGGTTTTGGAAAAGATATTTTTGTTGATAAGAAAAGTGATATGATTTATTTCAAATCGGCAACAAATGCAATTGTTGGATTAAATTTAAATTCTCGTGAAACAGAAATTGCACTTGATGATTCAACTATTCTTAATACTTACGGTTATGGATTTGATTATTTATCTGGAAATCATTATTTGACTGATGCTAAAAATTTTGCTTCAAATGGAATTCTTAAAATTTATAGTAATGAAGGCAGCATTATAAATTCTTATGAAACAAGTATTGCTCCAAGAAGAATTGCATTTCAATATGATGATAAAGCGGTATCGGTAGAAAATGAAATTATTAATTCAGAATTTAAGTTGGAACAGAATTATCCAAATCCATTTAATCCAAGTACAACAATAAAATATTCAATTCCGGGAAATGAAAAACGTGAAACGTCAAAAGTGAAAATATTGATATATGATATTTTGGGAGAAGAAGTTGCAACTTTTGTTAATCAAAATCAAAACCACGGTACATATGAAATTAATTTTAATGCAAGCAAACTTCCTAGTGGAATTTATTATTTTAAAATGCAAGCTGGAAATTTTACTTCAACAAAAAAAATGATTCTTATGAAATAA
- a CDS encoding metallophosphoesterase family protein, producing the protein MNLLTFTFNQIRTKRISIIMILLFSMIQINAQTKHTLKFNEEGKFKILQFTDIHLDIKNQSETDSVIYMMTDIIKKENPNLVVLTGDIVTSKPVEKAWEKVTEPMRIMEIPYAVVFGNHDYEQGSSNKEIMDYLVTLPYNLSDAGSENISGIGNYVLQVRSSDSDELKALLYFIDSNAYTDEKENEELGHYDWIKSDQIQWYRNISKNFTTNNDMEPLPALAFFHIPLPEYDLIKNFPTTIGDRNEEVCSPKINSGMYNAFLECKDVMGIFVGHDHNNNYIGTLNNIALAYGCKTGKNSYGDFDKGGRVIVLYEDERKFDTWIHNTNEPRINFVTYPDSFKK; encoded by the coding sequence ATGAATCTTCTTACTTTTACATTTAATCAAATTCGCACTAAAAGGATTTCAATAATTATGATATTACTATTTTCAATGATTCAAATAAACGCACAAACAAAACATACTCTTAAATTTAATGAGGAAGGAAAATTTAAAATATTACAATTCACAGATATTCATTTGGATATTAAGAATCAATCTGAAACTGATAGTGTTATATATATGATGACGGATATAATAAAAAAAGAGAATCCAAATTTAGTTGTATTAACCGGTGATATTGTTACCTCGAAACCGGTTGAAAAAGCTTGGGAGAAGGTAACAGAACCAATGAGAATAATGGAAATCCCTTATGCTGTTGTGTTTGGTAATCATGATTATGAACAAGGAAGTTCAAATAAAGAAATTATGGATTATTTGGTTACACTTCCTTATAATTTATCAGATGCGGGATCAGAAAATATTTCTGGAATTGGAAATTATGTACTTCAAGTAAGATCTTCAGATTCTGATGAATTAAAAGCTTTGCTCTATTTTATTGATTCAAATGCATATACGGATGAAAAAGAAAATGAAGAACTCGGTCATTATGATTGGATTAAAAGTGATCAAATTCAATGGTATAGAAATATTTCTAAAAATTTCACAACTAACAATGATATGGAACCATTACCAGCATTGGCTTTTTTTCACATTCCGCTTCCCGAATATGATTTAATTAAAAATTTCCCAACAACAATTGGTGATAGAAATGAAGAGGTTTGTTCGCCAAAAATAAATTCCGGAATGTATAATGCATTTTTAGAATGCAAGGATGTTATGGGAATTTTTGTCGGACACGATCATAATAATAATTACATCGGAACATTAAATAATATTGCTCTTGCTTACGGTTGTAAAACCGGAAAAAATTCCTACGGAGATTTTGATAAAGGCGGAAGAGTAATTGTTCTTTATGAAGATGAAAGAAAATTTGATACTTGGATTCATAACACAAATGAACCTCGTATTAATTTTGTAACTTATCCCGATTCATTCAAAAAATAA
- a CDS encoding D-cysteine desulfhydrase family protein: MINSLLKIPTIKLSNLPTPLDEANRLAEKIGLSKLFIKRDDLTGLAGGGNKARKLEFDFAEILNNNHNVIITAGGIQSNHARMTAAAARKLGIDIKLVLGGSDFDIPKGNLLLDVLFDAEIRYLINDDSNASLEAEMFKWANELKNEGKNPFVIPIGGSTGLGALGYVKAMQELSEQVETDNLQIILGVGSCGTFAGIILGAQLFLPNARIIGISVSRTNDAIKKRTLELINESASLINFKIEKEINIECYDKYHIEYGIITDESKKAIWDCANLEGILLDPIYTGKVMSGLIDLTNKNIINKNIPVVFIHTGGFPINFSFEEELSKNLNCKKIYSRI, translated from the coding sequence TTGATTAATTCTCTGTTAAAAATTCCAACAATAAAACTCTCAAATCTTCCTACTCCATTGGATGAAGCAAATAGATTAGCAGAAAAAATCGGTTTATCAAAATTATTTATTAAGCGCGACGATCTTACCGGACTTGCTGGTGGAGGTAATAAAGCAAGAAAACTTGAATTTGATTTTGCGGAAATATTAAATAATAATCATAATGTTATTATAACTGCTGGCGGAATTCAGTCAAATCATGCAAGAATGACGGCAGCTGCTGCAAGAAAACTTGGGATTGATATTAAACTTGTTTTGGGTGGAAGTGATTTCGATATTCCAAAAGGAAATTTATTGCTTGATGTTTTATTTGATGCTGAAATAAGATATCTAATAAATGATGATTCAAATGCAAGTCTTGAAGCAGAAATGTTTAAATGGGCAAATGAACTTAAGAATGAAGGGAAAAATCCTTTTGTAATTCCTATTGGTGGAAGCACCGGATTAGGAGCTCTGGGCTATGTTAAAGCAATGCAAGAACTTTCCGAACAAGTTGAAACTGATAATTTGCAAATTATATTAGGTGTTGGTTCTTGCGGCACTTTTGCCGGAATAATTTTAGGCGCTCAATTATTTCTGCCAAATGCAAGAATAATTGGAATAAGTGTCTCCAGAACGAATGATGCAATAAAAAAAAGAACATTAGAATTAATAAATGAAAGTGCCTCACTAATTAATTTCAAAATTGAAAAAGAAATAAATATTGAATGTTATGATAAATATCATATCGAATATGGAATTATAACCGATGAAAGTAAAAAAGCAATTTGGGATTGTGCAAATTTAGAAGGAATTCTACTTGATCCGATTTATACCGGAAAGGTTATGTCGGGATTAATTGACTTAACTAATAAAAATATCATCAATAAAAATATTCCTGTTGTTTTTATCCACACGGGTGGTTTTCCTATAAATTTTTCTTTTGAAGAAGAATTAAGTAAAAATTTAAATTGTAAAAAAATCTATTCTAGAATATGA
- a CDS encoding TonB-dependent receptor, producing the protein MRIKFHYIAGIIVLLAHNFIAQDSTLNYTLDEISIVSDKLDTKLYNVPTKMEIMTEKEIQSINGERLPDILKTKSNIFIKSYGLTPALSTISINGLGAENTLILIDGVKINSFQNSHVDLSIIPKENIERIEIINNGVSSIYGSDAMGGVINIITKNKEYLTENKTSKFGASISKGSFNTLGYKINAYKEIENFNIGMNFNKETSDGNYEYYYKNELKERRNSAHNLSDIGLRAQYIFDKKNIIKFFATFSDQKKEIPGIETGTTPAPTNQQDKNWNNILTVENDLMENLFLKTNFNFQNNFMNYTVGRFLNSTYKNIVYSGSSEIKYKKENYGITSGYNFTNATLESDELLTGISRNQHAFFLSTFIDNAGLLKIYPSVRYDYISDIDEGELTYKLGFNFQPLNSNHFGIRGNAGKNFRAPSFNDLYWKNSGNENLKSEKSVNMESGLFYSFSNYINGKIELTYTHIKAENKIIWTPQTNGLWAPQNIAESKSNNISISFDFTKTISKNLNINFNSGYQFNNTIKTSASYYGDPTINKFIPYLPLQSAKLNFGANYKNLEVNIFYSYSGKHFSDFENKIEMNSYHTIDGNISYQINMFDFVSILKMEINNLTNTDYEVISGYPMPLRFYKLSFTINY; encoded by the coding sequence TTGAGAATTAAGTTTCATTATATTGCTGGAATTATAGTTCTTCTTGCTCACAATTTTATTGCACAGGATTCAACACTGAATTATACACTTGATGAGATATCCATTGTTTCTGATAAGTTGGATACAAAACTTTATAACGTTCCAACTAAAATGGAAATTATGACTGAAAAAGAAATTCAATCAATAAATGGTGAAAGACTTCCGGATATACTAAAAACAAAATCCAATATTTTTATTAAATCTTATGGATTAACACCAGCATTAAGTACAATATCTATTAATGGATTAGGAGCAGAAAATACTTTAATATTGATCGATGGAGTTAAGATTAATTCATTTCAAAATTCTCACGTTGATTTATCCATAATTCCAAAAGAAAATATTGAACGAATTGAAATTATTAATAACGGAGTTAGCTCAATTTACGGAAGCGATGCAATGGGCGGAGTTATTAACATTATAACAAAGAACAAAGAATATTTAACTGAAAACAAAACTTCAAAATTTGGTGCATCAATTTCTAAAGGTTCATTCAATACTTTAGGTTATAAAATTAATGCATACAAAGAGATTGAAAATTTTAATATCGGAATGAATTTTAATAAAGAAACTTCAGATGGAAATTATGAATACTATTATAAAAATGAACTAAAGGAAAGACGAAATTCTGCACATAATTTAAGTGATATTGGTTTACGGGCTCAATATATATTTGATAAAAAAAATATTATTAAGTTTTTTGCAACTTTTTCAGATCAAAAAAAAGAAATTCCGGGAATTGAAACCGGTACAACTCCGGCTCCAACAAACCAGCAAGATAAAAATTGGAATAATATATTAACCGTTGAAAATGATTTAATGGAAAATTTATTTCTGAAAACCAATTTCAATTTTCAAAATAATTTTATGAATTATACTGTAGGAAGATTTTTAAACAGTACATATAAAAATATAGTTTACTCCGGAAGCAGTGAAATTAAATATAAAAAAGAAAATTACGGAATTACTTCCGGATACAATTTTACTAATGCAACTCTTGAAAGTGATGAACTACTTACCGGAATTAGCAGGAACCAGCATGCATTCTTTTTATCTACATTTATAGACAATGCAGGATTGTTAAAAATTTATCCGTCTGTAAGATATGATTATATTTCAGATATTGATGAAGGGGAGTTAACTTATAAACTTGGGTTCAATTTTCAACCGTTAAATTCAAATCATTTTGGGATTAGAGGCAATGCCGGTAAAAATTTTAGAGCTCCATCATTTAATGATTTATACTGGAAAAATTCCGGTAATGAAAATTTAAAATCGGAAAAATCTGTAAATATGGAAAGTGGATTATTTTATAGTTTTTCAAATTATATAAACGGTAAAATTGAATTAACTTACACACACATTAAAGCAGAAAATAAAATTATTTGGACACCACAAACTAACGGACTTTGGGCACCTCAAAATATTGCTGAATCAAAATCAAATAATATTTCTATTTCATTCGATTTCACAAAAACAATTTCAAAAAATTTAAATATTAATTTTAATTCCGGATATCAATTTAACAACACAATAAAAACAAGTGCTTCATATTACGGTGATCCGACAATAAATAAATTTATTCCATACTTGCCATTGCAATCTGCAAAATTAAATTTTGGAGCAAACTACAAAAATTTAGAAGTGAATATTTTCTATTCATACAGCGGTAAACATTTTTCAGATTTTGAAAATAAAATTGAAATGAATTCTTACCACACTATTGATGGAAATATAAGTTATCAAATCAACATGTTTGATTTTGTTTCAATATTAAAAATGGAAATAAACAATTTAACAAACACAGACTATGAAGTAATCTCCGGTTACCCAATGCCGTTAAGGTTTTACAAGTTGTCATTTACTATAAATTATTAA
- a CDS encoding beta galactosidase jelly roll domain-containing protein → MRTRIKIFGFALLIILTSEIIADQKYSRIENLNGLWRFKLGDNKRWANPNYNDNDWDPIKVPSRWEDEGYNGYDGYAWYRKEFDFSSQLKNKKLYLSLGVIDDVAEIYLNGKLIGTSGTFPPNFNTAYNLKIWIPLQSNSLNLNGNNIIAIRVFDERLDGGIYNGDIGIFASDLPLNFIINLEGSWKFKIGDNLKWMKTNIDENDWKSIIVPSTWDQQGYSNYDGFAWYRIYFDVNLTKEIYNNDLVLLLGKIDDIDEAYLNEKKIGNTGDLLAMPLVRNFSEGNNSEYGQLRGYKISKSDLKNGKNILAVRVYDGFQFGGIYEGPIGILTLKDYVKYISRNLDTKKKNFIEMLFEE, encoded by the coding sequence ATGCGCACAAGAATTAAAATATTTGGATTTGCTTTACTAATAATTTTGACAAGTGAAATTATTGCTGACCAAAAATATTCCAGAATAGAAAATTTGAACGGACTTTGGAGATTCAAACTTGGAGATAATAAACGGTGGGCAAATCCAAATTATAATGATAATGATTGGGACCCGATTAAAGTTCCCTCCCGCTGGGAAGATGAAGGTTATAATGGATATGATGGATATGCTTGGTATAGAAAGGAATTTGATTTTAGTTCACAATTAAAAAATAAAAAACTTTACTTATCATTAGGAGTTATTGATGATGTTGCTGAAATTTATCTTAACGGAAAATTAATTGGAACTTCCGGAACATTCCCGCCAAATTTTAATACGGCATATAATTTAAAAATTTGGATTCCGTTACAAAGTAATTCATTAAATCTAAATGGAAATAACATAATTGCAATTAGAGTTTTTGATGAAAGATTAGACGGCGGAATTTACAATGGTGATATTGGAATTTTCGCTTCAGACTTGCCGCTAAATTTCATTATTAATTTAGAAGGAAGTTGGAAATTTAAAATCGGTGATAATTTAAAATGGATGAAAACTAATATTGATGAAAATGATTGGAAATCTATAATTGTTCCATCAACATGGGATCAACAAGGTTACAGTAATTATGATGGTTTTGCGTGGTACAGAATTTACTTTGATGTAAATTTGACAAAAGAAATTTATAATAATGATTTGGTTTTATTACTTGGAAAAATTGATGATATCGATGAAGCTTATTTAAATGAAAAAAAGATTGGAAATACCGGTGACTTATTAGCAATGCCATTAGTAAGAAATTTTTCAGAAGGAAATAATTCTGAATATGGTCAGTTAAGAGGATATAAAATTAGTAAATCAGATTTGAAAAACGGTAAGAATATTCTTGCAGTGAGAGTTTATGATGGTTTTCAGTTTGGCGGAATTTATGAAGGACCAATTGGAATTTTAACTTTAAAAGATTATGTAAAATATATTTCTAGAAATTTAGATACAAAGAAAAAGAATTTTATTGAAATGTTGTTTGAAGAATAA
- a CDS encoding HAMP domain-containing histidine kinase, whose translation MFTSLKKIIIILALILLLPIFVYTFYELNNLSENEKHLENIYSEQLNTIIFSVNQNVDDVLQSWSAKISDIYQSQDSSFTNIEMQKFCKSNSSISLIVISDTSKRNIKFYSSSLFSASVNAVNRIKNILNENSENIKSLIEYKNLGYNKIQPLKNNLDETPLLSFLIQDDKFLEIAILVIDMNFFVKDILQKRINSISNNDFIVSVFHNQDLVSYSGGKEISFDNLIENKNLWTFTNYTIGISTSGKTIHNIVKERSRNNLISLAVLNIVIILGIIFLFINIRKEIKLSQLKSDFVSNVSHEIRTPLSLIGMFAETLELNRVESEEQKNEYYKIIRKEAERLTRIVNSILNFSKMESKNKKYSFESENLNSILDEVLFTYQHELNSKKNECKINKFESLPELQLDKESIMEAIINLIDNALKYCDKNCSIEIATGIDEKFAYLEVSDNGIGISKENQKKIFEKFYRVTSGNVHNTKGSGLGLSLVKNTMLAHNGNVTVESKLGKGSKFKLLFPIDKI comes from the coding sequence ATGTTCACATCATTAAAAAAAATAATTATAATTTTAGCATTAATTCTGCTTCTCCCAATTTTTGTTTATACTTTTTATGAATTAAATAATTTATCGGAAAACGAAAAACATTTAGAAAATATTTACTCGGAACAACTTAACACAATTATATTTAGTGTAAATCAAAATGTTGATGATGTTCTTCAAAGCTGGTCCGCTAAAATTAGTGATATTTATCAGTCACAAGATTCAAGCTTTACGAATATTGAAATGCAAAAATTCTGCAAATCAAATTCTTCCATTTCACTAATTGTAATTTCAGATACATCCAAACGGAATATTAAATTTTATTCATCGAGTTTGTTTTCAGCTTCAGTTAATGCTGTAAACAGAATTAAAAATATTTTGAATGAAAATTCAGAAAACATAAAATCTCTTATTGAGTATAAAAATTTGGGTTATAATAAAATTCAACCACTAAAAAATAACTTGGATGAAACTCCACTTTTATCATTCTTAATTCAAGATGATAAATTTTTAGAAATTGCAATTTTAGTAATTGATATGAATTTCTTTGTGAAGGATATTTTGCAGAAAAGAATTAATTCAATTTCAAATAATGATTTTATAGTTTCCGTTTTTCATAATCAAGATTTAGTAAGTTATTCCGGCGGGAAAGAAATTTCATTTGATAATTTAATTGAAAATAAAAATTTATGGACATTCACAAATTATACAATAGGAATAAGCACTTCCGGAAAAACAATACATAATATCGTTAAAGAAAGATCAAGAAATAATTTGATAAGTCTTGCTGTATTGAATATTGTAATAATTTTAGGAATTATTTTTCTATTTATAAATATTCGAAAAGAAATTAAACTCTCGCAGTTAAAATCAGATTTCGTTTCAAATGTTTCCCACGAAATCAGAACGCCGCTTTCATTAATTGGAATGTTTGCGGAAACATTAGAATTAAACAGAGTTGAATCTGAAGAACAAAAAAATGAATATTATAAAATAATCCGTAAAGAAGCAGAACGATTAACAAGAATTGTTAATTCAATTTTAAATTTCTCAAAGATGGAATCAAAAAATAAAAAGTATAGTTTTGAAAGTGAGAATTTAAATTCTATTCTTGACGAAGTTTTATTTACATATCAGCATGAATTAAACAGTAAAAAGAATGAATGTAAAATAAATAAATTTGAATCTCTACCCGAACTACAATTGGATAAAGAATCAATAATGGAAGCAATAATAAATCTAATTGATAATGCTTTGAAATATTGCGATAAAAATTGCAGCATTGAGATAGCAACTGGTATTGATGAAAAGTTTGCATATTTAGAAGTTAGCGATAACGGAATTGGAATTTCGAAAGAAAATCAAAAAAAGATTTTTGAAAAATTTTACAGAGTTACAAGCGGAAATGTTCATAATACAAAAGGAAGCGGCTTGGGATTATCGTTAGTTAAAAATACTATGCTTGCTCATAACGGAAATGTAACAGTAGAAAGTAAATTAGGTAAAGGAAGTAAATTTAAATTGCTTTTCCCAATTGATAAAATTTAA
- a CDS encoding response regulator transcription factor — translation MFDELLSQREKEILEHIVLGKKNKEIAKTFFISENTVLTHRRNIMKKLNVKSTPELIVASIRNEIVTFK, via the coding sequence ATGTTTGACGAATTATTAAGCCAGCGAGAAAAAGAAATTTTAGAACATATTGTTCTTGGCAAAAAAAATAAGGAAATTGCAAAAACTTTTTTCATAAGCGAAAATACAGTTCTAACTCACCGAAGAAATATTATGAAAAAATTAAATGTAAAGAGTACTCCGGAATTAATTGTTGCCTCAATTAGAAATGAAATAGTTACCTTCAAATAA
- a CDS encoding response regulator transcription factor, translating to MMKKILVVEDEQNMQLGLGNNLKYDGYDVEFASDGEEGLKKIKENFYNLILLDVMLPKLSGFDVCKMARNFGIKTPIIMLTAKSEEIDKVLGLEIGADDYITKPFSLRELLARVKAVLRRGDQETLDKIKIGRIDVDFNSYNAEENGVSLNLSSKEFDVLHYLWNNKNKTVSRDELLTHVWGNDVFTTTRTIDNFILKLRQKIEENPNEPKKIITIHGIGYKLLA from the coding sequence ATCATGAAAAAAATATTAGTAGTTGAAGACGAACAAAATATGCAGCTTGGACTTGGCAATAATTTGAAATATGATGGCTATGATGTTGAATTTGCCTCAGATGGTGAAGAAGGTTTGAAAAAAATTAAAGAGAATTTTTACAACTTAATATTGTTGGATGTGATGCTTCCCAAATTATCTGGATTTGATGTTTGTAAAATGGCAAGAAATTTTGGAATTAAAACTCCAATTATTATGCTTACCGCAAAGAGTGAAGAAATTGATAAAGTCCTCGGTTTAGAAATTGGCGCAGATGATTATATTACAAAACCTTTTAGTTTAAGAGAACTTCTAGCCCGCGTTAAAGCCGTTCTTCGAAGAGGCGATCAAGAAACACTTGATAAAATAAAAATTGGAAGAATTGATGTTGATTTCAATTCTTATAATGCAGAAGAAAATGGAGTTTCATTAAATCTTTCGTCAAAAGAATTTGATGTTCTTCATTATTTATGGAATAATAAAAACAAAACAGTCTCACGCGATGAACTCCTTACGCACGTTTGGGGAAATGATGTTTTCACAACTACAAGAACGATTGATAATTTTATTTTAAAACTCCGACAGAAAATTGAAGAAAATCCTAATGAACCAAAAAAGATAATTACAATTCATGGAATTGGATATAAACTTTTAGCATAA
- a CDS encoding serine hydrolase has translation MRYTYKIFFHLIFAFFLCSDIYKAQVISNFDSTRINSLINNFRTSDPWINGEAINEIVKIGETSVDFLIRSLSDSNDNVRWCSSIALEKISPNGIQSIPYLIKSLEDKNSNVRWCSSLALGKFQDKANSSIPYLQKLLHDDDFDVRWAAFASISKIDKSSLNIVPNFSKRMQFIENLIPDLINELFVPGVSISIINNYQIIYNKTFGTSDAESKTKTNENTMFEACSMSKPIFTLLVLQLVEQGKFDLDKPLFNYYPEIFASDNDNFSEQISARMILSHTSGMPNWRKGDEERNGPIPIYFKPGMKFNYSGEGFYYLQRVIEKITNQSLETFARINIFDKLLLNSTSFIWEEKYNNQIATGHNSDGKVKERKKYLHSNAAFTLYTTSKEYAKIILEILNSYKNNKTIFAKSSIDEMLSHQVRVDSRDVIERPGRNIGLQAFRGLGWAIDSTITGDVIYHSGANQTGFRCYSQFSPKDGSGIVIMTNGENGNELWRKLIQKIGDL, from the coding sequence ATGAGATATACATATAAAATATTTTTTCATTTAATCTTTGCTTTTTTTCTATGCTCGGATATTTATAAAGCTCAAGTAATTAGCAACTTTGATTCAACAAGAATTAATTCATTAATAAATAATTTTAGAACAAGTGATCCATGGATAAATGGTGAAGCAATAAACGAAATTGTTAAAATCGGTGAAACTTCTGTTGATTTTCTTATTAGATCACTTAGTGATAGTAATGATAATGTGCGCTGGTGTTCATCGATTGCATTAGAAAAAATTTCTCCAAATGGAATTCAGTCTATTCCATATTTAATTAAATCACTTGAAGATAAAAATTCAAATGTAAGATGGTGTTCATCTTTAGCATTGGGTAAATTTCAAGATAAAGCAAATTCTTCAATTCCATATTTGCAAAAGCTTTTACATGATGATGATTTCGATGTAAGATGGGCAGCTTTTGCATCAATATCGAAAATTGATAAATCATCATTAAATATTGTCCCAAATTTTTCCAAAAGAATGCAATTCATTGAAAATTTAATTCCAGATTTAATAAATGAATTATTTGTCCCAGGAGTCTCAATAAGCATAATTAATAATTACCAAATTATTTACAATAAAACATTTGGAACTTCTGATGCAGAATCAAAAACTAAAACTAATGAAAATACAATGTTTGAAGCCTGTTCAATGAGCAAACCAATTTTTACTTTATTAGTTCTTCAATTAGTTGAACAAGGAAAATTTGATTTAGATAAACCACTATTTAATTATTATCCGGAAATTTTTGCAAGTGATAATGATAATTTTTCTGAACAAATTTCAGCTCGAATGATTTTATCACACACTAGCGGAATGCCGAATTGGCGTAAAGGTGACGAAGAAAGAAACGGACCAATTCCTATTTATTTTAAACCTGGGATGAAATTTAATTATTCCGGTGAAGGATTTTATTATTTACAAAGAGTAATTGAAAAAATTACTAACCAATCTTTAGAAACTTTTGCAAGAATAAATATTTTCGATAAATTACTATTAAATTCGACAAGTTTTATATGGGAAGAAAAGTATAACAATCAAATTGCAACAGGTCATAATTCTGATGGAAAAGTTAAAGAGAGAAAAAAATATTTACATAGCAATGCAGCATTTACGCTTTATACTACATCTAAAGAATATGCAAAAATAATTTTGGAGATTTTAAATTCATATAAAAATAATAAAACTATATTTGCAAAAAGTTCGATTGATGAAATGTTATCACATCAAGTTCGAGTTGACTCACGTGATGTTATTGAAAGACCAGGAAGAAATATCGGGTTACAAGCTTTCCGCGGATTAGGTTGGGCAATTGATTCAACAATAACCGGAGATGTTATTTACCATAGCGGTGCAAATCAAACCGGTTTTAGATGTTATTCACAATTTAGTCCAAAAGATGGTTCTGGAATTGTAATTATGACAAACGGTGAAAACGGAAACGAACTTTGGCGCAAACTTATTCAGAAAATTGGAGATTTATAG